From Vidua macroura isolate BioBank_ID:100142 chromosome 5, ASM2450914v1, whole genome shotgun sequence, the proteins below share one genomic window:
- the RAD52 gene encoding DNA repair protein RAD52 homolog, with translation MPESQGKDGESYSSSSSNTGDSVASFGQYQYTASEYQTIQHALRQRLGPDYISSRQAGGGQKVCYIEGHKVISLANEMFGFNGWAHSVTQQNVDFVDLNNGRFYVGVCAFVKVQLKDGSYHEDVGYGVSEGLKSKALSLEKARKEAVTDGLKRALKCFGNALGNCILDKDYLRAVNKLPRQVPPELDLVKAKIQDYEPEIEKARYSSYVERQNAAGRQHCEVTPGCKPGQTEAAVVTADQKQPNAPRSTDSLAMECDATYQRKLRQKRLQQQFREQMEKKQQVPGVTPSSKQAKSNVPVKQGTLAEVQQELAIEEEFFADDPELWDISLESTDLKVTGAKISEPSPAAHQAPETPRGHQQTSTCCRTPHRGNQHRAAARLAQLQPPAAAPSSSCAQQHTPGCSPLRRSQSLKKRRLEPT, from the exons ATGCCTGAGAGCCAGGGGAAGGACGGTGAgagctacagcagcagcagctccaacaCTGGGGACTCAGTGGCTTCCTTTGGACAG TATCAATACACAGCCAGCGAGTATCAGACTATTCAGCATGCTCTGCGTCAGAGGCTGGGCCCAGACTACATCAGCAGCcggcaggcaggaggagggcaaAAG GTGTGTTACATTGAGGGTCACAAGGTCATCAGTCTGGCCAATGAAATGTTTGGCTTCAATGGCTGGGCTCACTCAGTCACTCAGCAGAATGTTG ACTTTGTTGACCTCAACAATGGCAGGTTCTACGTGGGTGTCTGTGCTTTTGTGAAAGTTCAGCTCAag GATGGGTCATACCATGAAGATGTGGGATATGGAGTCAGTGAAGGCCTGAAGTCTAAAGCCTTATCCTTagaaaaggcaagaaaggaGGCAGTAACAGATGGACTGAAGAGAGCACTCAA GTGCTTTGGCAACGCTCTTGGGAACTGCATCCTGGACAAGGACTACCTGCGGGCCGTGAACAAGCTTCCCCGGCAG GTACCCCCTGAGTTAGACTTGGTCAAAGCTAAAATACAGGACTATGAGCCTGAAATAGAGAAAGCAAGATACAGCAGCTATGTGGAAAGGCAGAATGCAGCAGGGAGACAGCACTGTGAGGTGACACCTGGCTGTAAGCCTGGCCAGACAGAGGCTGCTGTTGTGACAGCAGATCAGAAACAGCCCAACGCTCCCAG AAGCACAGACTCCTTGGCAATGGAGTGTGATGCCACTTACCAGAGGAAACTGCGCCAGAAgcggctgcagcagcagttccgggagcagatggagaaaaagcagcaggtCCCAGGAGTTACTCCCAGCAGCAAACAGG CAAAATCCAACGTTCCTGTGAAGCAAGGCACTCTGGCAGaagtgcagcaggagctggcgATAGAAGAGGAGTTCTTTGCAG ATGATCCTGAACTTTGGGACATTTCCTTGGAGAGCACTGACCTAAAGGTAACGGGTGCCAAAATATCAGAGCCCTCACCAGCTGCTCACCAGGCACCTGAGACACCCCGTGGCCATCAGCAGACGAGCACTTGCTGCAGGACACCCCACAGGGGgaaccagcacagagctgctgccaggctggcacagctgcagccccctgctgcagcccccagcagcagctgtgcccagcagcacacCCCAG GGTGCAGCCCCCTCAGGAGAAGTCAGAGcttgaagaaaaggaggctggaACCTACGTGA